From a single Hymenobacter sp. YIM 151500-1 genomic region:
- the rfbB gene encoding dTDP-glucose 4,6-dehydratase yields MKIIITGGAGFIGSHVVRLFVTKYPEYQILNLDALTYAGNLENLRDIEDRPNYRLVKGDITDQAFVDELFAREEPDAVIHLAAESHVDRSITDPLAFVKTNVLGTVHLLNAAKNLWKPLGYEGKVFYHVSTDEVYGSLEMGPEMFTEDTSYDPRSPYSASKAASDHFVRAWHHTYHMPVKLSNCSNNYGPNHFPEKLIPLAIHRIRTGQPVPVYGKGENVRDWLFVKDHATAIDAVFHKGKVGETYNIGGVNEWKNIDLIHLLCDVLDEKTGKPQGTSRQLITFVTDRAGHDLRYAIDSSKIMNELGWKPSVTFEQGLSQTVDWYLENQEWLDHVTSGAYQQYYQQQYNR; encoded by the coding sequence CGGCGGAGCCGGCTTCATTGGGTCGCACGTGGTGCGCCTGTTCGTGACCAAGTATCCGGAGTATCAGATTCTGAACCTGGACGCGCTGACCTACGCCGGCAACCTCGAAAACCTGCGCGACATTGAGGACCGTCCCAACTACCGCCTGGTGAAGGGCGACATCACCGATCAAGCCTTCGTGGACGAGCTGTTTGCCCGCGAGGAGCCCGACGCCGTGATTCACCTGGCCGCCGAAAGCCACGTGGACCGCTCCATTACCGACCCGCTGGCCTTCGTGAAAACCAACGTGCTGGGCACGGTGCACCTGCTGAACGCTGCCAAAAACCTGTGGAAGCCCCTGGGCTACGAGGGCAAAGTGTTCTACCACGTGAGCACCGACGAGGTGTACGGCTCCTTGGAAATGGGTCCGGAAATGTTCACCGAAGACACATCGTACGACCCCCGCTCGCCCTACTCGGCCTCCAAGGCGGCTTCCGACCACTTTGTGCGGGCTTGGCACCACACCTACCACATGCCCGTCAAGCTGAGCAACTGCTCCAACAACTACGGCCCCAACCATTTCCCCGAGAAGCTGATTCCGCTGGCCATTCACCGCATCCGCACCGGGCAGCCGGTGCCCGTGTACGGCAAAGGCGAAAACGTGCGCGACTGGCTGTTCGTGAAAGACCACGCCACGGCTATTGATGCCGTGTTCCACAAGGGCAAAGTGGGCGAGACCTACAACATCGGCGGGGTGAACGAGTGGAAGAACATCGACCTCATCCACCTGCTCTGCGACGTGCTGGACGAGAAAACCGGTAAGCCCCAGGGCACCTCGCGCCAGCTCATCACCTTCGTGACGGACCGCGCCGGCCACGACCTGCGCTACGCCATCGACTCCAGCAAAATCATGAACGAGCTGGGCTGGAAGCCGTCCGTCACCTTCGAGCAAGGCCTGAGCCAGACCGTGGACTGGTACCTGGAAAACCAAGAGTGGCTCGACCACGTGACCAGCGGCGCCTACCAGCAGTATTACCAGCAGCAGTACAATCGGTAA